TGGGCCATGTCCGCATGATGAGCGCCGTTCAGCCGTTCATCTCGGGCGCGATCAGCAAGACCGTGAACCTGCCGAACGACGCGACGGTGGACGAGGTCCGCGACATCTACAGCGAGTCGTGGAAGCTCGGGATCAAGGCCGTGGCGCTGTATCGCGACGGCTGCAAGATGAGCCAGCCGCTCAGCACGGCGAAGAAGAAGACCGAGCCGGAGGCCGCGGGCCAGCCGCTGGCCGACGAGGGACCGGCCAAGCTCCACCGCCGCCGCCTGCCCAAGCGCCGCCACGGTTTCACGCAGGAGGCGCGCATCGCCGGGCACAAGGTGTTCCTGCGCACCGGCGAGTACGAGGACGGCACGATCGGCGAGATCTTCATTGACATGCACAAGGAGGGCGCCGCCTTCCGAAGCATGATGAACTGCTTCGCCATCGCGGTCTCCATGGGCCTGCAGTACGGCGTGCCCCTGGAGGACCTCGTGGACCAGTTCTGCTTCACGCGCTTCGAGCCGCACGGGCGCGTCGAGGGCCACGACAACATCAAGGTCTCGACCAGCGTGATTGATTACGTGTTCCGGGTGCTCGGCTTCGAGTACCTGAACCGCACCGATCTCGCGCACGTCATCGAGACCGCGCCGAGCGGCGAGGTGCTGCAGCCGCGCCAGCACGCCGTGGACGTGCCGGTCGGCCGCGAGCACCGCGTCACGCGGGCGCCTGCGGGCCCGGCGGGCGGAGCGGGCGCGCCGCGGCCCGTGCGGGCGGCGGAACACGCCGGCGAGGTCACGACGGTGGCGATGCAGGAGGCCACCCGCAAGTTCAAGGGCGACGCGCCGGCCTGCGACAACTGCGGGCACATCACGATCCGCAACGGCACCTGCTACAAGTGCGTGAACTGCGGCAACTCGCAGGGCTGCAGCTGAGACCGGGACAACGAGTCGCCGCATGACCGCGGGCGGGGCCGGCAACGGCCCCGCCCGGCGTGTTCACGGTACCGGTCGCGTCCGCCGCGTCCCGGCCGGCGACGGCCCGGCGCCCGGCCGCCCGCGCGGCGCTCCGGTGGCCGCCGCGCGCTTCAGGCCGGCGCCGCGACGCGCGCCCGCGTGCCCGCCCGGCGACGGGCGGCGGGGCGCGTGTCCACGACGAACAGGTGCTCGCGGTTGCGCGCCGGCCCGGGCGTTCCGACCTTGCGGCCGGCGCGGTCGTGGATGCCGATCTTGTGTCCGATGTAGCGCGGGTGCTCGATCCGCTCCTCGCGCACGCGGCCGCGCGCGCCGAGCAGCGCGCGCAGCTCGGCCGGCGCGAGGAAGCCCTCGTCGCTGAACGACACGACCAGCCAGCGCGCCCGCACGCGCGCGAGCACCTCGCGGAAGGCGGCGGGCATGAGCCCGCGGCGGTTGAACGCGCTGCCGCGCGTGCGCACGTCCATGCGCTTCTTCGCCACGCCGTAGACGGCCGGCCGGTCCCAGCGGACCAGCGACTCCCAGACGTGGTAGTTGCCCAGGTAGCTGTGCTGGTTGTAGGGCGGATCGAGGTACGCCACGTCGGCCTCGAAGCGCGCGGCAGCCTCCGCCGCCTCGAGGCACGACGCCGAGCCAGGGCCCGCGAGCAGCTCGGGCACGCGCAGCTCGAGCGGCGCGAACGAGCGCGGCGCCCAGCTCTTGAGGTAGGCCATCTGCAGGCCGACGGTCGAGTCCACCCGGTCGGCGGCCTCCATCAGGCTGGTGAGCGCGATCGCCTCGAGCGTCGGGTCCAGCGCCAGCGCGCGGATCCGCTCGCGAATGGCGTCCACACGGGCGCCGTTCGCGGGCTGCAGGTAGCGCGAGGCGACGCAGTAGGTCTCGGTGAACCAGCCCGGGTGCGGCGGCACGGCGTTCAGCTCGGCCACCACCTTTTCCGCGCGCCCGTGCCAGCGGCGGGCGTCGGCGCCGACGTAGCAGGCGGCGAGGGCGTGCGCGTAGCGGTTGTGGTCGTTCGCGTGCACCCGGAACGCGTGGCGCTTGAGCGCGTGCCCGACGCGCGAGGTGCCGGAGAACAGGTCGAGCACCGTCCGCGCGCCGGCGCAGGACTCGATGGCCGCGACGATGCGCGGCACGAGCAGCCGCTTGCTGCCGATGTACTTGATCACGCGGACCGTCTCCCCGGCCGCGGGCACCCTGCGCGCGACTCGACGGGCCGCAGCGTAGCGCAGCGCGCCGCGCGGCGCGCGGGGACTTGCCCCTCGCCACCGCGCTCGGGCAGAGTGCCCGCGCCATGAACGCCCGAACCGCCACCACCGCGCGCCCGCCGTTCCTCGCTCCCGACCGCTGGCTGCAACTGCTGCTCGTGTTCGTGATCGTCGCGCCGCTGGCCGAGCTGCTCCACTGGAGCCCGCTCGCGGTGTTCGCGTTCAGCGCGCTGGCGATCGTGCCGCTCGCCGGGCTGATGGGCGAGGCGACCGAGAAGCTGGCCTCGCGCCTCGGCGAAGGAGTCGGCGGACTGCTCAACGCCACGTTCGGCAACGCCGCCGAGCTGATCATCGCGCTGGTCGCGCTGCAGCGCGGGCTCTACGACGTGGTCAAGGCGTCGCTCACCGGCTCGATCATCGGCAACTCCCTGCTCGTGCTCGGGCTGGCGATGGTGGCGGGCGGGGCGCGGCGCGAGAAGCAGACGTTCGACCGCTCGGCGGCCGCCGCGTCCTCCACGCTGCTGCTGCTGGCGGCGATCGCGCTGGTCGTGCCGGCCGCGTTCCATTTCGTCAATCAGGGCGCCATCGAGAGCGGCCGGCTTTCGATGGCCCGCGAGACGGCGCTCGAACGCGACCTGTCGCTCGAGATCTCGGTCGTGCTCATCGTCTCCTACGTGCTGAGCCTGTTCTTCACGCTGCGGACGCACAAGCACCTGTACACCGGCGGCGCGGCCGACCAGGCGCACGCGCCGGTGAACGTCGGCCGCGCGGTGGCGACGCTGGTGGTCGCGACGGCGCTCATCGCCTGGATGAGCGAGCTGCTGGTCGGCGCGGTCGAGGCGGCCTCGCACGCGCTGGGGCTGACCGAGGTCTTCGTCGGCGTCATCGTCGTGGCGGTCATCGGCAACGCCGCCGAGCATTCGACCGCGGTGCTGGTGGCGATGAAGAACAAGATGGACCTGGCGCTCAACATCGCCATCGGCTCCAGCATCCAGATCGCGCTGTTCGTCGCGCCGGTGCTGGTGTTCGTGTCCTACTTCATGCCGCACGGGCCGATGAACCTGCGCTTCAGCCCGTTCGAGGTGCTGGCGGTGATCACCGCCACGTTCATCGTCAACATGGTCGCGGCCGACGGCGAGTCGAACTGGCTCGAGGGCGCGATGCTGCTCGCCGTGTACGTCGTGCTCGGGCTGGCGTTCTACTTCCTGCCGTAACCCGGAAGGCCGGCGGCCCCGCCGGCCGCGAGCGCGGCCGGCGCCCCGCGCTTCAGGCGGCTTCCGTCTCGGCGCCGTCGCTCTCGCTGCCGACCGTGTGGACGAGCGCGTCCAGCGCCGGAGGCCACAGGCCGGTGCCGCGGTCGCGCTCGACCCAGCGCAGCGCCTCGGCGGACGAGAGGCCGTGCCGGTAGGGGCGCGGCGCGCTGAGCGCGTCGTACACGTCCGCGACGGCGAGCACGCGCGAAAGTTGCGGGATCTGCTCGCCGTGCAGGCCCCGGCAGTAGCCGCTGCCGTCCAGCCGCTCGTGGTGCGAGGCGGCGGCGAACGCCAGCCACTCGAAGCCGTGCACGTGCTCGAGGATGCGTTCGGTGTGGAGCGCGTGCATGCGCATGACCTCCCACTCCGAGGGCGTGAGTGGGGAGGGCTTGTCGAGAATGGTGTTGGGCACCGTGAGCTTGCCCAGATCGTGCAGCAGCCCGGCGCGGCGGACGTCGGCGATCGTCTCGGCGTCCCAGCCCAGGCGCGCGGCGATGGCGACGGCGAGGTTCGTCATGCGCTGCGAGTGCGCGCCCGTGAACGGCGACTTGGCGTCCACGATCTCGGCGAACACCTCCGCGATGCGGTCCATCGCCCGCGGGCCGGCGAGCAGCGCCGCGCTGCCCGGCTCGGCGTCCACGACCGCCTGCTTGAGCGGCCGCGTCTCGAGCGCGCACCAGCCGGCCAACTCGCGCTCCATCCCGGCGCAGGCGGCGACCACGAGCGGGTCGAACCAGCGGCCGGCGCGCTCGCGCACCACCGCCAGCGCGCGCGTCGCGCCGCCGCGCATCGCGAACACCTCCAGCGTCTGCGAAAGGGTCAGGATGCGCGCGACGATCGGGATCTCGTCGCCCGAGAGTCCGCGCGGGTGGCCGCGGCCGTCCCAGTGCTCGTCCAGCGCCCGCACCGCTTCGGCGGCGCCGGCGCCGAGCCCGAGCCGGGTGACGATCTCGGCGCCGCGCCGGCAGCGCGTCTCGACCAGTTCGGCGGCCAGGCGCGGTCCGCCGCGGGCGAGCTTGGCGATGCGGCTTCCGCGTGCGAACCACGAGCCGCCGGGCGCGGCGTGCGCCATGGCGTAGAACGCCGCGCGGAAGTAGTTCGACCAGTCCACCCGCATGCGCGCGCCCTTGGTCATGCGGTCGTCGCCGCCGAAGAGCGAAAAGACGCGCGCGGCGTTCGACGAGCAGCCGGCGTCCTTGAGCAGCGCGGCGTAGTAGAGGTCGCGCCGCAGCTGCAGCGGCAGCCCGAGCCGCCCGCCGAGCTCCATGGCGATCAGGCTCGTGCGCAGCGCGTGCCCCATGGGCTGACCCTCGGTGAGGTCGAGCGCGAAGGACAGCGCCGCGAAGACGTCCGAGACGGGAACGCGCTCGGGCGCCGGGGTGCGCGGACGGATGGTCACGCGGCGGTTATCGGCCGCGTCGGACCGCCGATTGAGAGGGGGGCGCCCGCGACCCGCGCCTGCGGGGTGGCGCGGCGCGGGTGCGGCCTATAGAATTCCGCCGGCATCCACCGACAGACCGCCGGTGCACCGGCACCCGATGTCCTTCCGCGCCGTGCCACGGACATCGCCCGGGCCCGTACCGCACAGCTCTTGATCCGGAGTTCCCGATGGTCCCCGAGCCGTTTCGCGCCCCCGCGGCGCGCCTGACGTTGCTGCTCGCCGTCGCGCTCTGCCTCGCCCCCGCCCCCGCACGCGCGCTGAAGGTGGCGACCTGGAACCTGCTCGACTACCAGCCCACCACCATCGCCTCCCGGCAGGACAGCTATCGCATCGTCATGGACGGCCTCGACCCGGACGTGCTGATCGTTCAGGAGATGAACGGCTCGTCGGCGTCGCGCGACTCGTTCCTCAACAACGTGCTCAACGTGGTCCGGCCCGGGCAGTGGACGGGCGCCTGGCTGCAGCTCGGCACCGAGGGCGGCGCGATCTTCTGGAAGCCGGCGAAGGTCAACGTCCAGAACATCACGTCCGTCGCCACCGGAGGCCCGCGCCCGGTGCTGGTCGGGCTCGTGAAGCCCGTCGGCTACCTCAAGAACCCCGGCTGGTTCCGCATCTATTCGGTGCACCTGAAGGCGGGGACCGCCACGCCTTCGACGAGCGATTCGACCACGCGCCGGCAGGAGTGCACCAGCCTGCGCACGACGCTCAACAACCAGGTCACCACCGTCGTCGGCACCAACTTCATGATCGGCGGCGACACCAATTTCTACGGTTCCTGGGAGGGCGGCTACCAGCGACTGATCGAGCCGCAGCTCGACGACGACGGCCGCGGCTACGACGTGCTCGACATGCCGGGCACCTGGAACAACGCCGCCTACATCCCCTACCACACGCAGAGCCCGCGGGCTTCGCTCGGGGGCATGGACGACCGCTTCGACCTGTTCCTGTACTCGCGCAGCGCCTACGACGGGGCCGGGCTCGACGTGCTGCCCTCCACCTACCTGGCCTACGGCAACGACGGCCAGCACTACAACCAGGACATTGACGGCGGCGGCTTCAACAACGCCGTCGGCCTGACCATCGCGACCGCGCTGCGCGTGGCTTCCGATCACGTGCCGGCGGTCTTCGAGCTGCAGCTGCCCGCGCGCGTCGCGGCGGCCTCGCAGCTCGCCTTCGGCGACGTCCTCGTCGGCGCGTCGGGCGTGACGCTGCCGCTGGCGGTGAGCAACCCCGGCACCGTCCCGGCCGAGGCGCTCACCTACTCGCTCGCCGCGCCGGCCGGCTTCACCGCCCCGGCGGGTCCGTTTTCGGTCGCGGCCGGCGCGCCGGCCGACGTGCAGGTCGTCGGTCTCGACGCCGCCACGACCGGCGTCAGGGCCGGGACGCTGGTCATGAGCACCAACGCGCCCGACTCCCTCACCAGGAACGTGCTGCTCTCGGGCCGCGTGCTCGCGCACGCGTCGGCCTCGCTCGACTCGAGCGCGGTCGTCACCTCGGGAAGCCTCGATTTCGGCTCGCATCCCGCGGCCGGGTTCGCCGACCTCGGCGTGCGCGTGCACGACCAGGGCTGGAACGCGCTGCAGGCGCAGCTCGCGGTGACGGCGGCGAACGTGACGGGCGGGGACGGCCGCTTCTCGCTTCCGGGTTTCGCGCCGGCGACGCTGGGCGCGACCGGCCGGACGTTCGCGGTGCACTTCGACCCGGCCGGCGCGGTCGCCGACTCGACCTACGAGGCGACGCTCACGTTCACGACCGCGGACGAGGCGCTGCCGGGCGCGCAGCCGGCCGCGCCGCTGTCCGTCTCGCTGCAGGCCCGCGTGCTCGGCAGCACCAACGGCGTGCCGGGCGGTTACGCGCTGCGGCTTTCGCCGCCGCGCCCCAATCCCACCCGCTCGGGCGCGGAGCTCGACTTCGAGCTGCCGCGCGAGGCCCGGGTGGACGCCGCGATCTTCGACCTCTCCGGCCGCCGGGTGGCCACGCTCGCGGCCGGTCCGGTGGGTGAAGGGCACCACGTCCTGCGCTGGAACGCCCGGGACGACGCCGGCCGAGGGGTTCCGGCCGGGCTTTACTTCGTCCGCTTCAGCACTCCGGGCCTGACCCGGGTCCAGCGCCTCGCGCTCCTGCCGTAAGGGTTGCCGTCACCCCTCGTCCCGGGGTGGCGGCCCTTCCGGGACGGCTTCACCCGGCGGCAGCGCCTCGAAGCCGGCGCACTCCAGCACCGGCAGCCGGGGGTAGCGCGGGTAGCGCGGATCGTCGCGCGAGCGCATGCACAGGCTGAATTCGCTGCGCGGCGTGCGGACGAGGCGCGCCCAGCGGCAGCGGCCGCAGAGGCCGGTCCGGGCTCCTGGTTCGCGGGTCATGCGCTCCCTCCTCGTGCGCCGGACCGGGCGGCGGTGTCGGCAGGACCGACACTTTTTCCGGAGGACGCCCGCCGCCGGGCGCGGCTTCGGGACGTCCGGCCGCCCCGAACCGTTGCCGTGCTTCGGGATGGCGCAACGAACTCGGGATTGGCCCGGCGCTTGCAAACTACCACGGCGTACAGGGGCAATGGCACGCAGCCCAAACAACTCCCTCACCGCCGGACTGCCCGAGGAGATTTCGTGATGAAACGGTGGCTTCTCCCTCTCGCGTTGCTCGCTCTCATGGCCGCGCCCGCCTTCGCCCAGGATCCGGAAGGCTCCGTGGACGATCCGGCGACCTCGACCAGCGGTGGCGGCGGTTTCCAGGACACGCGTCATCACCGCGGACGCGGTGGACGCGGCGACCGTCCGGTCGCGCCGGTGCCCGAGCCGGGCACGATGGCGCTCGCCTCCATGGGACTGATCGCGCTCGGCGCGGCGGCCCGTCGCCGGGGCGGCAAGTAGTCGAGCGAAGCGTTTTCGAGCGACGCGCCTGTCCCCACGGGTGAGTTGCTCCGGACGTCAACGACCAGCTGACCCCTGCAGGGGCGGCGGCGGGATCCCGATCCCGCCGCCGCGTCCGTTTTTTGGGACCTCGCGCCCGGCCCGACTACACTCACCGCCCATGTCCTCGACCCGCCCGCACCCGAAGCCGCTCCCCCGGCGCGACGCGACGCGACGCGGCGCGCCCGGAGCCGGGGCGCTGCTGCTGAGCGCGCCCGCGCCCGCGGCCTCGCGGTGGCTGGACCGGCTGGCCTGGGCGCTGGCCGCGGCCTTCGGCGTGCTCGTCCTGGCCATCCTCCTCGGGCCCCACCGGGTCGGGGACGTGTTCACCGAGACCGACTTCTACGGCGCCTACGGCCTGGACGCGCGCGCCCTGCAGGCCGGGCACCTCGATCCCTCGCGTTACGGCGTCGTCGGGCCCGTCCACGAAATGGCGCTCGCGCTGCTGGGCTTCGTGGTGCGCGACCTGTTCCTCGCCGCCGAACTGCTGTCGGCCGCCTCGATGGTCGCGGCGCTGCTGCTGTGGCACCGCATCGCCCGCGAGCGCGCGGGCGCGCTGCCGGCGTTGCTCACGGTCGCGTTCCTCGCGACCAACGCGCAGTTCCTGCGCTACGGCTACGCGGCGACCACCGACGCGCTGGCGCTGGCCGTGCAGGCGGGCGCGCTCGCGCTCCTGCTGACCGGCGCGCCGCGGCCGCGCCGGTTGTTCGCGGCCGGCGCGCTGGCCGGTCTGGCGTTCCTGACCCGCTACAACGCCGTCGCGCTGCTGCCGGCGGGCGCGCTGGCGCTGGCGTTCGGCTGGGCCGGCGTGCGCGAGGGCGGCCCCCCGCGCGGACGCGCGGCGCTGCTCTTTTGCGCCGGCTGGCTCGCCCCGGTCGTGCCGTGGATCGCGATTTCGCTCGCGAGCGGCGCCACGTTCGCCTTCCAGCTCCACCACAACATCGCCTACGACGTGTTCGCGCGCGCGAAGGGCATTCCCTGGGACACCTACCAGCGCGATCTGGAGCCGCAATTCCCGACGCCCTGGTCGGTGATCGCGCGCGATCCGGCGGCGGTGTTCGCGCGCATGGCGTCCAACGTCGGCGAGCACCTGATGCTCGACGCCCGCAAGCTGACCGGGATGCCGGTCGCGATCGCGGCGCTCGCCGGGCTGCTGTTCGCCTGGCGCGACGGTTCGCTCGCGCGCCTGCGCGCGGTGCTGCTCGCGGGGGCGCTGCTGTTCCTCGCGCTCGTGCCGGCCTTCCACAACGAGCGCTGGTCGCTCGCGACGCTGCCGGTCTGGGCGCTGCTCGCGGCGACGGCGTTCGGCTCGCCGCTGCTGGCGCTGGCGTGGCGCACGGGCCCCCCCGGCGCGGCGGCGGGCGGCCGGCTGTGGCTCAAGGCGGTGCTCGCGCTCGTGCCGCTGGCGCTCGCGGCGAAGGTGTCGCTCGCGGTGCAGAAGCGGGTCTTCGACCAGCTCCCCGTCGAGGTGCTCGAGATCGCGCGCGAGGTCCGGCCGCTGCTGCGCCCGGGCGACCGCGTCATGGCGCGCAAGCCGAACTTCGCCTGGCACGCGGGACTCTCGCCGGTCGCGTTTCCCTTCGTGGACTCGCTTTCGCAACTGGCGGCGGCGGCGCGGCGCGGGCACGTGCGCTGGCTGTACTTCTCGTGGCCCGAGGCCGAGATGCGGCCGGACTTCTCGTACCTGCTCGACACGACGTCGCATGTCCCCGGTCTCACGCCGCGCGCCGTGACCGAGCACTGGCCGGCGGTGCTGTACGAGATCGGCCCCGGTTTCGGGCGCGACCCCGCGTGGCTCACGGACGTACGCGAGCATGCCGTGCACCGGGCGCGCGCCCAGGTCGCGATCTCGAACGTGGACTGGATGGCGCGCCTGGTGCTCGCGACCGACGAGCAGGCGAAGGGACGCTTCGAGGAAGCCCAGCGGTTGCTCGATCAGGCGGCGCGGATCGCGCCCCGGGAGCCCGACGTGCTCCTCGCGCTGGGCGACAACCTGCTGCGCACCGACCGGCCGGCCGAGGCGGCGGAGACCTTCGACCGGCTCGAGTCGCTGCGGCCCGGCGATCCGCGCACGCGCATCGGGCGCGGCTGGGCGGCGGCGCTCCAGCACCAGGACGCCGACGCGATGGCCCTGTGGGCGCCGGTGGTGTCGTTCGCCAGCGACGCTGCTACGCTGCGCCGCATGCACCAGCTCTTCGTGGCCGCCGGCGACCGCGGCTCGGCGGCCGAGGCCGCGGCCCGCATGCGCGCGCTGGGGATCGCCCCGTGAGGCGCGCCGCCCTGCTCGCCGCCGCGCTGTCGTTCGCGCTGCTCGCCCCGCTGGCCGCGGCCGGGTCGAAGAAGCCGCGCGCGCCCCGGCTGCCGCCCGCGCCGCCGGTGGCGGATTCGGTCACGGTCGGGCTCTGGTCCATGGACGAGAACGGCGGCCCGCTCGTTTCCGACTCGGGACCCTTCCGGCTGCGCGGCACCGCGGGCGGCGACACGCGCACGGATTTCGGCCGCTTCAGGAGCGCGCGCGTCTTCACGCGCTCGCAGCAGTCGTTCGTCGTCGTGCCCCGCAACCCGGTGCTCGACGTTCCGCACGGGTTCACGATCGAGGCGTGGGTGCAGGCGAACTCGCTCTCGGACTACGAGCTCGAGGTCATCGCCGCGCGCTGGTCGCCCGTGCCCGGGGAGCAGAGCTGGGTGCTCGGCGTCGCCGGCCTGAGGCAGGCGTACCCGATCGTGCCCGCGGGCGCGCCCGGAATCTTCGAGCGCGTCGTCGCCGACCAGCCCGTGGGCCGGTTGCTGTTCGTGATGCAGCCCGCGCAGGCGGCGGCGCCGGTCGCCTTCGCGTCCGGCGGCGCGCTGCCGCTCGGGCGCTGGGTGCACGTCGCCGCGACCGTGGACGGCCAGGCCGTGCGGCTGTATCTCGACGGCCGTCTCGATGCGCAGTACGCCACCGGCCAGACCGTGCGCGGCAGCTTCGCGCCGCTCGTCTTCGGCAACCTGGTGGACGAGCGGCGGCTCACCGACATCGGCGGCCCGCTGCAGATTGACGGCACCTCGGACTACTCGCCCTATTACGGCTTCGACGGCGTCATTGACGAGGTGCGCCTCTCGAACACCGCGCGGACGCGGTTCGAGAGCCTCGATTCGCGCTGAGCGCGGAGCGGCGCGGGACGGACTTCGTGTCCGTGCCCGCACGCGCGGACGCGACCCGGCCCGGTCGAACGGCCGCCTCTCGTCCACGGGGTTGCCGGCCCGCGCACGCCGTGCGCATGGCGCGGCCACCGCGCGAACCGCTAGCCTTGAAGCGTTCGGTTCCGCCCCCGCACGCGCCTCCGCCGGAGCACCTCATGCGCCTCACGCCGTCGCTGCTCGCCGCCCTCGCACTCGCCACCGGCGCCCCCGCCGACGCCGCGACCACGCGGCTCGTCGCCCAGCTCGCGGCCGCGCCCGGCAACGCGGCGCCGACGGCGCGCGGGCCCGCCGACGCGGACGCCCGCGCGCGCGCGGGGGACGCGGCGATCCGGTTCGCCGCGCCCCGCCTTGCCGCGCTCGGGCTGAAGCTCTCGCGCCGGCTGCTCGACGGTCTGCCCGCGCGGGCCGCGACGCTGCCCGCGCGTTCGGGCGAGGCGCTCGCGCTCGGCGCCTTCGCGCCCGGGCGCATCGTGCTGCTCGAAGCGCCCGACGAGGCGCGGGCCGAAGCGGCTCGCCTCGCGCTCGCCGACGGCGGCGCCGTGGACTGGGTCGAGCCGCTGCGCACGCGCGCGCTGCAGCTCGAGTCGTACGCGCCGGCGCCGGCGCGCGGGCCCTGGCCCGCGCGAGCGGCGCTGCTCGATTCGCTGCCCGACGATCCCTACCTGCGCAACAGCTGGCAGTGGGGGCTGTGGAACGAGGGGCCCGCCGGCGCCTACGGCGGCCTCGCGCGCGCCGACGTGCACGCGGCCGAGGGCTGGGCGCTGTGCGTCGGCGACGACGCGCTCAAGCTGGCCGTCGCCGACACGGGCATTGACCCGGCGCAGCCCGAGCTGGGCGGCCCGCTCGCGGGCGGAGGTCCGCGCATCGTGGACGCGATCAACCTGACCGGCGAGCCGGTGCCGGCGATCACCGACTCGTTCGGCCACGGCACGCCGGTCGCCGGCGTGATGGCGGCGCGCAGCAACGACGGCCCGCACTTCACCGGCGGCGGCGTCGCCGGCCTGTGCGGCGGCGACGGCGCGACCACCGCCGGCTGCCGGATCGTGCCCATCAAGATCTCGCCCGGGCATTCGGGCGAGGCGTCGTCGTTCGACATCGCGCGCGCCATGATCCACGCCGCCGACGTCGGCGCGCGGGCCATGAACCTGTCCTTCGCCGGCCCCGGCAGCAGCCGCATCGAGCGCCTGGCGCTCGGCTACGCGCTGACGCGCGGCTGCGTCGTCGTCGTGGCCGCCGGCAACAAGGGCGCGAGCAAGCCCACCGAGCCGCAGTACCCGTCGGCCTACGCGGCCGAGGGCCTGTGCATCCAGGTGGGCGCGAGCTCGCCGTTCGACGAGCGCGTCACGTTCTCCTCGTACGGCCCCGGCCTCGACCTGATGGCGCCGGGGGTCAACGTCTGGACGACCTTCATGACCTACCCGAGCTACTACGGCGCCACCTACGACGGCTACGTCGCGGCTTCGGGCACGTCGTTCGCCGCGCCGTTCGTGGCGGCGGCCGCCGGGCTGCTGGCGAGCGCCCGGCCGGAGCTGCTCGACACCGACTTCCAGCGCGTGCTGCGCGAGAGCGCCGACGACATCGGCGCGCCGGGCGTGGACGCCGAGACGGGCTGGGGGCGGCTCGACGTCGGCCGGGCGCTGTACGCGGTGCGGCCGCAGATCGCGATCTGGCACGACGAGGTGCACGCCGACTCGCTCGTGCCCGGGGGCTCCGGCCTGCTCGAGATCGGCGAGAGCGGCCCGGGAACGCTCGACCGCTTCCGCGGCAGCGTGCGTGCGACGCGATGGGCCGCGTACGCCACCGTCACGGTGCCCGACTCGATCGCGGACTCGATCCGCGTCTGGCCGCGCGTCGGCGGCACATTCGCCGCGCGCGGCGACTTCCGCCTGCCCTACTTCGCCGCGACCGCCGAGGTGGTGGCGCGGACCGCGCGCACGTTCACGCTGCGCGGCTGGCTCTATCGCGCCGACGAGGACACGACCGCCGACGGCTGGATCCCGCTGCCGCCCGAGTACGTGCGCTTCGGCTTCAGCGTGCTCGGCCGCGCGGCGCGCGCGCTGCCGTCCGGCGCGGTCGTTCGCGGCGGCGGCGCCGTGCCCACGCTGCGCGCCGGGCCCAGCCCGTTTCGCGGCGCGCTCGAGCTGCGCGCGCCGGGACAGGGCCGGATTTCCGTGCTCGACGCGGCCGGGCGGCTCGTGCGCGCGTTCGACACGCGCGACGGACACGGGCGCTGGGACGGCCGTGACTCGGGCGGCCGCG
This window of the Candidatus Eisenbacteria bacterium genome carries:
- a CDS encoding tetratricopeptide repeat protein, with amino-acid sequence MSSTRPHPKPLPRRDATRRGAPGAGALLLSAPAPAASRWLDRLAWALAAAFGVLVLAILLGPHRVGDVFTETDFYGAYGLDARALQAGHLDPSRYGVVGPVHEMALALLGFVVRDLFLAAELLSAASMVAALLLWHRIARERAGALPALLTVAFLATNAQFLRYGYAATTDALALAVQAGALALLLTGAPRPRRLFAAGALAGLAFLTRYNAVALLPAGALALAFGWAGVREGGPPRGRAALLFCAGWLAPVVPWIAISLASGATFAFQLHHNIAYDVFARAKGIPWDTYQRDLEPQFPTPWSVIARDPAAVFARMASNVGEHLMLDARKLTGMPVAIAALAGLLFAWRDGSLARLRAVLLAGALLFLALVPAFHNERWSLATLPVWALLAATAFGSPLLALAWRTGPPGAAAGGRLWLKAVLALVPLALAAKVSLAVQKRVFDQLPVEVLEIAREVRPLLRPGDRVMARKPNFAWHAGLSPVAFPFVDSLSQLAAAARRGHVRWLYFSWPEAEMRPDFSYLLDTTSHVPGLTPRAVTEHWPAVLYEIGPGFGRDPAWLTDVREHAVHRARAQVAISNVDWMARLVLATDEQAKGRFEEAQRLLDQAARIAPREPDVLLALGDNLLRTDRPAEAAETFDRLESLRPGDPRTRIGRGWAAALQHQDADAMALWAPVVSFASDAATLRRMHQLFVAAGDRGSAAEAAARMRALGIAP
- a CDS encoding LamG domain-containing protein, which encodes MRRAALLAAALSFALLAPLAAAGSKKPRAPRLPPAPPVADSVTVGLWSMDENGGPLVSDSGPFRLRGTAGGDTRTDFGRFRSARVFTRSQQSFVVVPRNPVLDVPHGFTIEAWVQANSLSDYELEVIAARWSPVPGEQSWVLGVAGLRQAYPIVPAGAPGIFERVVADQPVGRLLFVMQPAQAAAPVAFASGGALPLGRWVHVAATVDGQAVRLYLDGRLDAQYATGQTVRGSFAPLVFGNLVDERRLTDIGGPLQIDGTSDYSPYYGFDGVIDEVRLSNTARTRFESLDSR
- a CDS encoding S8 family serine peptidase, with product MRLTPSLLAALALATGAPADAATTRLVAQLAAAPGNAAPTARGPADADARARAGDAAIRFAAPRLAALGLKLSRRLLDGLPARAATLPARSGEALALGAFAPGRIVLLEAPDEARAEAARLALADGGAVDWVEPLRTRALQLESYAPAPARGPWPARAALLDSLPDDPYLRNSWQWGLWNEGPAGAYGGLARADVHAAEGWALCVGDDALKLAVADTGIDPAQPELGGPLAGGGPRIVDAINLTGEPVPAITDSFGHGTPVAGVMAARSNDGPHFTGGGVAGLCGGDGATTAGCRIVPIKISPGHSGEASSFDIARAMIHAADVGARAMNLSFAGPGSSRIERLALGYALTRGCVVVVAAGNKGASKPTEPQYPSAYAAEGLCIQVGASSPFDERVTFSSYGPGLDLMAPGVNVWTTFMTYPSYYGATYDGYVAASGTSFAAPFVAAAAGLLASARPELLDTDFQRVLRESADDIGAPGVDAETGWGRLDVGRALYAVRPQIAIWHDEVHADSLVPGGSGLLEIGESGPGTLDRFRGSVRATRWAAYATVTVPDSIADSIRVWPRVGGTFAARGDFRLPYFAATAEVVARTARTFTLRGWLYRADEDTTADGWIPLPPEYVRFGFSVLGRAARALPSGAVVRGGGAVPTLRAGPSPFRGALELRAPGQGRISVLDAAGRLVRAFDTRDGHGRWDGRDSGGRDAPPGLYFVRWRDGAGTAVVRVVRLAE